The genome window CGCCAGCAAGCCCCGGCCGGTGGGGCAGGTCAGCGGCGTGTTCCTGATGGGCTACGGATTCTTCCGCTTCATGGTGGAGTACACCCGGGAACCGGACAGCTTCCTGGGCATCCTGGCGGGAGGGCTGAGCATGGGGCAGTGGCTGTCGCTGCCCATGGTGCTGGCGGGGCTGGCCCTGTTCGTCTGGGCGCGCCGGCCGGCGGCCTGAGCCGCGTGGCCGGCAGGCGAGGCCTGGCGGCCTATTGCAGGTAGACCGTGCCGCGCACCGATACCGACACCGACGACTTGCCGCCTTCCAGGGGCAGGTCGGCCGCCTTGGCTTCCATGGCGGGAGCCGCCATCGCGTAGGCGCGCGGCATGGGCGTGACCGTGCCGCTGCCGCTCAGGTCGAGCTGCTTGACCGCATAGCCCGAGAATCCGAATGCCTTGGCGGCCTGGGTCGCCCGCGTGGTGAAGGCCTTGGCCGCTTCGGCCAGCAGGCGCTGTTCCTCGGCCTCGCGCGCCTCGCGCGACAGCGAGAACGACACGTTCGAGACCGCCATCTGGCGGCTCAGTTCGCCGGCCAGCTTGGAGGCGGCGCCGAAGTCCTTGGACTCCAGGATCAGTTCCGCGCGTCCGCGCCACGTGGTGATGCGGCCGTTGCGGTCGGTGTTGGCCCAGACGTTGTAGTTGCCGCTGCGCGCGGTGACCGCGGTGTTGCGCTTGGCCTCGGCCAGCGTGGCCTCGAGCAGCTGATTGAGCTGCTGCGACAGCTTGGCCTGGTCATTGCCCTCGATCTCGTTGGCGAGCGTGATGGTCACCTTGTCCTGCGCTACTTCCGAGGTGGCGGCGGCCGACAGCGACAGCGTCGGCCGGTCGGGCTTGGCGGTGTCCGGCGCGGCCTGGGCGACGGCGATGGACGACATCGCGGCCGAGACGGCCAGTGCCGCGCCGCACAGGGCGCGGCGCATCGTGGGAGCGAGGGTGGGGCGGTAAGCCATGGTGTGAGTCCTTGTTCTGATTGATGGAAGGGCTGACCATTTGCACCGCGACCCGGACCGCGGCGCCTGTCAGGCCTCCGTCAGCGCGGTGACGGCCTTGTATAGCATATAGGCCGCCAGCAGCATCAACAGGTAGGCGAAGATGCGTTTCAGCGAACGGACCGGCAGCTTGTGCGCGGTATGGGCGCCCACCGGCGCCAGCAGCACGCTGGAAACGATCAATACGATCAGCCCCGGCCAATAGACATACCCGAGCATGCCGGGTTGCCCGCTGGGGTGCTGCATGCCTGACCAGATGTAACCCGCGGTATTGGCCAGCGCGATGGGAAAACCCAGCGCGGCCGAGGTGGCCACGGCGTTGTGCAACGGGACGTTGCACCAGGTCATGAAAGGGACGGAAACAAAGCCGCCGCCGGCACCGACCAGTCCGGACAGGAAGCCGATGCCGGTTCCCGCCGCCGAGGTACCCAGCGTGCCCGGCATCTGGCGGCTGGGCTTGGGTTTCTTGTCCAGCAGCATCTGGACGGCCGAATACCCCACGAACACCGCGAACACCAGCGCCAGCCAGCCGGTCTTCAGCGTCGAGAACACGGCCCCGCCCGCCAGCAGCCCGCCGATCACCAGCCCCGGCGCGAAGCGCGCCACGATCTCCCACCGCACCGCGCCGCGCTTGTGATGCGCGCGCACGCTGGAAATCGAGGTGAACAGAATGGACGCCATCGACGTCGCGATCGCCGCATGCACCACCAGCTCGGGCGGCAGGCGCTGCCAGGTGAACAGCATGGTCAGGAAGGGCACCATGATCATGCCCCCGCCTATGCCGAGCAGCCCCGCGGCAAAGCCGGTGCAGGCCCCAAGTACGAGCAATGCGACGATGAATAAGGGATCCATGTTGAAGTCTTGACGATAGTTGGTAAATCGGTGGACGCGTCTCTTCTCCCCAAGACCCGCCCTTCGTTCTAGTTCTAGCACCGAAAAAAACTACCTCGGCAACTCCCCCGCCCATCCAGGGCACAGCGGATCCGGCTCCGCCGGTCCGCCAGTGCCGCCCCCTGGGGGGCGCGCGAAGCGCGTAGGGGGGGGCAAAATCCCCGGGGGAAAAAAAGAACCCGGAGCATAGCGTATATGCTCCGGGTCGGATAGGATCCCCGCCTGTGTCGCTAGGCCGGCATCTTGAACCGGGGTTCAAGGTGGTCGCGGTCAGCCGCGCTTCGGGTTCGTCTGACGGAGAGACGATCACACCCGCGGGCAATTTCCACAACCTCATGCCATAAGCATGGGTCCAAGAAATATAAGGCCAAACACGAGCACGGCAGGGAAGACTGATCATACGCGTTTGTGCCGCACAGAAAAGTACCGCACAAACATCAAAACTTAAAACAACTTTTCTTGGGCCCCCAGGGCTGCATCGACCATGCGATGCATGTCTTCAATTTTACGCTTGTAGTCGCCGACTGCAAGTCGTGAGTCGGGAGAATTCGCATTCATCAACTCGGCGGCCAATTGCAGCGCCGCCATCACCGCGATGCGCTCGGTGCCCGCTACCTTGCCGCCGGCCTTGATGCGCTGCATGGCCCGATCGACCATGGTGGCCGCGGTCAGCAGCGCTTCCTTTTCCGAGGGTTCGCAGGCCAGCGGATAATCCTTGCCGAGGATCGTGACGTCAAGACGTTCCATAGAGACTCCGAGCGCCCGGGTCGGCGCCTTCTGATCCAGGGGAGGAAGCGTTGTCCGGCGCATCGGCGTCGCCCTCGACTTCTTCGGCAGGCTGTTCGCCGCCGGGCAGGCGCGCCAGCACGCCCTCGACCCGCGACTGCGCGGCGGCCAGCGTATCGCGCAGCACGCGGATGTGCGAATCGCGTTGCGCGAGGCTCTTGCCCAGCGCCACGTTTTCGTCGCGCAGGCTTTGCGTCAGTTCGGTGAGCTGGCGTATGCGGCTGGCGAGAAGGTCGAGATCTTCGATCATGGGCGTATCGTAAACCATCCAGTGCCGGGAATTGTAGCGAACGGCACGCGGCCGGGAACCCGGCCGCGTGCCGCTGTATCAATTGCTTGCAAGCCTCGCAACCGAGGCCGGATGGCGTGGCCCGCCTACAGCTCCAGGTTGTCGATCAGCCGGGTCGTGCCGAGCTTGGCGGCGGCCAACGCCACCAGCGGCTCGCCCCCTTCGACTTCCTCGCGCGAGGGTGGCAGCAGGTCGCGCTGGCGCCGCACCGAAATGTAGTCCACCTTCCAGCCGCGTCCATCCAGCGTGGCGACGGCCCCGCGCTCGAGCGCGGCGACGTCGTGGTTGCCGCCGCGCAGGTCGGCCTGCACGCGGCGCAGCGTGGCGTACAACTGCGGCGCCTCGGCGCGCTGGTCCGTGCTGAGGTAGCCGTTGCGCGAGGACAGGGCCAGGCCGTCGTCCGCGCGTATCGTTTCCTGCGGCACGATTTCGATCGGCAACTGGAACTGCCGGCACATGGCCCGCACCACCATCAACTGCTGGTAGTCCTTCTTCCCGAACACGGCCACGCGCGGCTGCACACAGGACAGCAGCTTGAGTACGACGGTCGAGACGCCCGCGAAGAAGCCGGGGCGGAACTCGCCTTCCAGGATGCCGCCCAGGTCGTCGGGCGGCTGCACGCGGAAATTCTGCGGCTCGGGGTACATCTCGCGCTCGTCGGGCGCGAACAGCACGTAGACGTTGCGGTCGCGCTCGAGCTTCTCGATGTCGGCGGGCAGCGTGCGCGGGTAGCGGTCGAAATCCTCGTTGGGCCCGAATTGCAGGCGATTGACGAAGATGCTCGCGACGACCGGGTCGCCATGCTGGCGCGCCGTCTTCATCAAGGCAAGATGGCCTTCGTGCAGGTTGCCCATCGTGGGGACGAAAGAGACCCGGAGCTGGCCGCGCAACTGATCGCGCAATTCTTCGATGGAGTGAACGACCTTCATGGCGTTGGATTCGGTAAGGTGGACTTGGAGGCCGAGGAGGCGGGCGGCCGGGCCGCGCGCCGGGACCTCAGTGGGTATGGACGGAAGTGAAGGCCAGGCGCACGTAGATCGGCGCGTACGGCTCGGCCTGGGTGATCTCGAGCAGCGACTCGCGGGCCAGTTCCAGCATGGCGATGAAGTGCACGACGATCACCGGCACGCCGGCGCCGTCCTGCACGCGCTCCATGAAGAGTTCGGTGAACTCCATGTAGCGCACGTTCTGCAGCCGGCGCAGGATCTGGCTCATGTGATCGCGCACGGACAGCTCCTCGCGCGAGATGTGATGGTGCGCATTGAGCTTGGCGC of Pigmentiphaga sp. H8 contains these proteins:
- a CDS encoding SIMPL domain-containing protein (The SIMPL domain is named for its presence in mouse protein SIMPL (signalling molecule that associates with mouse pelle-like kinase). Bacterial member BP26, from Brucella, was shown to assemble into a channel-like structure, while YggE from E. coli has been associated with resistance to oxidative stress.); the protein is MAYRPTLAPTMRRALCGAALAVSAAMSSIAVAQAAPDTAKPDRPTLSLSAAATSEVAQDKVTITLANEIEGNDQAKLSQQLNQLLEATLAEAKRNTAVTARSGNYNVWANTDRNGRITTWRGRAELILESKDFGAASKLAGELSRQMAVSNVSFSLSREAREAEEQRLLAEAAKAFTTRATQAAKAFGFSGYAVKQLDLSGSGTVTPMPRAYAMAAPAMEAKAADLPLEGGKSSVSVSVRGTVYLQ
- a CDS encoding sulfite exporter TauE/SafE family protein; protein product: MDPLFIVALLVLGACTGFAAGLLGIGGGMIMVPFLTMLFTWQRLPPELVVHAAIATSMASILFTSISSVRAHHKRGAVRWEIVARFAPGLVIGGLLAGGAVFSTLKTGWLALVFAVFVGYSAVQMLLDKKPKPSRQMPGTLGTSAAGTGIGFLSGLVGAGGGFVSVPFMTWCNVPLHNAVATSAALGFPIALANTAGYIWSGMQHPSGQPGMLGYVYWPGLIVLIVSSVLLAPVGAHTAHKLPVRSLKRIFAYLLMLLAAYMLYKAVTALTEA
- a CDS encoding cell division protein ZapA; this translates as MERLDVTILGKDYPLACEPSEKEALLTAATMVDRAMQRIKAGGKVAGTERIAVMAALQLAAELMNANSPDSRLAVGDYKRKIEDMHRMVDAALGAQEKLF
- the panC gene encoding pantoate--beta-alanine ligase, with translation MKVVHSIEELRDQLRGQLRVSFVPTMGNLHEGHLALMKTARQHGDPVVASIFVNRLQFGPNEDFDRYPRTLPADIEKLERDRNVYVLFAPDEREMYPEPQNFRVQPPDDLGGILEGEFRPGFFAGVSTVVLKLLSCVQPRVAVFGKKDYQQLMVVRAMCRQFQLPIEIVPQETIRADDGLALSSRNGYLSTDQRAEAPQLYATLRRVQADLRGGNHDVAALERGAVATLDGRGWKVDYISVRRQRDLLPPSREEVEGGEPLVALAAAKLGTTRLIDNLEL